AATTAACGAGAGTGCGTTCGCAAGCACTTGCAACGATGCAAGGTTATTTACATGAGCGGATTCAAGGTATGCAAGTGACACGTAGTTTCGCGCTTGAAGAATATGAACAGAGACAGTTTGAAAAAAGAAATAATAATTTTTTAACAAAAGCATTGAATCATACAAGTTGGACTGCTAAAACATTCTCAGCGGTGAATACATTAACAGATTTAGGTCCATTGCTCGTTATTGTATTTGCAGCATATGAGGTTATTCATGGGAAACTCACTCTCGGGACGATGGTTGCTTTTGTTGGCTATATGGATAGTTTATATAGTCCGCTGCGACGTCTTGTGAATTCTTCTACAACATTGACACAATCATTTGCTTCTATGGATCGTGTTTTCGAATTATTAGATGAAAAATATGATATTGTAAATGTCGATCATGCAATTCAAACGAAAAAATTAGATGGAAAAGTTGTATTTGATGATGTTTCGTTTCGTTATAATGAAAAAGAAGCAGACGTATTACGTCATCTTTCATTTACCATTGCTCCTGGGGAAAAAGTAGCGCTTGTTGGAGCAAGTGGAGGAGGAAAATCATCCATCGCGAGTTTAATTCCGCGTTTTTATGATGTATCTAGCGGTGCTGTTTATATAGATGATGTAAACGTAAAAGAGTATGAAATGAGAAATTTACGCAGCCACATCGGGATTGTACTGCAAGATAATTTATTATTTAGTGATACAATTCGAGCAAATATTTTATATGGAAATCCAAATGCTACGGATGAAGAGGTAATTGCAGCTGCAAGAGCTGCGCAGATTCATGATTTTATTCTTGCTTTACCAGATGGGTATTATACGATAGTTGGGGAACGAGGAGTAAAATTATCTGGCGGACAAAGGCAGCGTATTGCGATTGCTCGTGTGTTCTTAAAAAATCCATCCTTGCTTATATTAGATGAAGCAACTTCAGCTTTGGATTTAGAAAATGAAAGATATATTCAAGAGGCTCTTCAAACATTAGCTGCTGATCGTACAACAATTATCATTGCTCATAGACTCGCAACAATTACGCATGTTGATACAATCGTTTATATTGAAAATGGAGAAATCAAGGAAAAAGGTTCTCATGAGCAACTCATGGAGAAGCGTGGATTGTATTATAATTTGTATCAACTTCAGCATATAGAAGAAACAACCCCTTTACGCTAATGGGGTTGTTTCTTATTCATCGGCTTGTTTTTCACTAATTTGTAACTCATTTTCTGGTTTGTGATAGGTGTAAAAACTGTCTACCAGTAAGTCCAAATGCTCCACTTCCTCACTATAATTAATAATGGAGGAAATAAGAGGAAAGAGATGCAGCCATATTTTATAAGATTCTTCATCATCTTTATTTTGATAATCCATAAAAATATCAATCAATTCTTGTTTACCTGTTTCAACTTCATCTAACATTTCTACCGATTGTTGCTTTTTCGCTTTGCCGATAAATTTTAATAAAACTTGCTCGTGGTAATTTGTTAAGGAATCCAGTTCATTTTGAATGGATTCTTGGAATGACTCTGGCATATGGCGCAGCTCATTCTCAGTGCGATGAAGTGATTTTAACGTACTTAAAGCACGGCTCGTCGTTGCAAGCATTTGTCTAAATAAAACAAGCTTACGAATTTTTGCAAATCGTATTTTCTTTGTATAGCTTCGTTCTTCTTTATAAAGCAAGTAATAATGATTGAGCTTAATCATCTTTTCTTTCATGCGATCAATATCAGTTTTTAATGTTGTGAAATCTGAGGCTTGCCTACTATTCATGCGAATCCATTTTACAATTTCTTCTGTATTATCAACAATACGATAATATAGTTTCGTTTCGTATTTTGGCGGCATGAATATTAAATTCACAAGTGAAGCAGCAATAATTCCGGTCATAATCGTTGCAAAGCGTAGTAATGCAAAATCAAAGAAATTTTCCCCTTGATATTCCATAATAGCAATGACTGTAACTAAAGCGATTGATATTGTTTTTTCTAAACGTAATTGTAATGTAAGAGCGATAACTAGTATACAAGTTAATCCAATAATAAATGGATTATTTCCAAAAGCAAAAGCGAATGCGATGGCAAAGACCGCACCAATTATATTTGCTTGAATTTGCTCGAGTGCTGTCAAGTATGAGCGGTATACAGATGGTTGTACAGCAAAAATGGCTGAAATCCCTGCAAATACTGGACTTGGCAGATGGAGCAAAGTACTAGCAAACAGTGCTAATGTAATGGCAATACCCGTTTTTAAAATGCGAGCACCAAGTTTCATACCCTTATTGATGTCCTTTCTTCTTGTCATAGTGAATGTACAACATGATACTATACATTCATTACAATATGTTAGCAAGTGATATTTTAGTGACATTTCAAATCAAATTCATGTAAAAAGACTAGTGAAGGATTTTTCATTGTTCTCTTTTTTTGAATCCATCATGCTTAGTGAAAAAACCCGCTGAATGTCAGCAGGTTTCAATTTGTTATTATAGATTACTATGCGTGATTGACTTAGTCAATTCTTATAAGGATAAAATTATTCAGTTGAAACAGATGGATCTGCTTGTTCTTTTTTCGGGATGATTTCATAAAAATGTTTTTGTATATCATCTAGTAACGGTGTTAAGAGAGCAACTTCTTCAAATTGCTCATGTTCATTTAATACTCGAATATAGTCTGTTAATAATTGGGTAACGTCTAATTTGCCATGATTGCTAAGCGGTTGTAATGTGACATTTGCCCCTTTGGCAATTCGTCTTTTTAAAGCGTGCTCTGTTAAACCGAGTTCTGGTTGATGACGTAAATAGACAATTCCACCTGTCATGCCAGCACAAATCCATGGACCAGGATCTCCTAAAACAAGAGCGCGACCATTTGTCATATATTCAAAGGCGAATCCTTTTATACTTGCATAGGAACCTAAGTTGCCGTTTTCCTTCGAGCGAAGTGGTTTGGTAATTCTGCCGCCAATAACCATGTCTGCTCCTGAAAGACGAATTCCTGCACGTGCATCAGCATTCCCTTGGACATATAAGGCCCCTTTTTGAGCACCATATCCAAAGCACTTTCCGACAGAGCCGTTGTAATATACACCATCTTTTCCTTTTGATTTTGTAATATAAATGCCACCGCCAAATGATGTTTTTCCGATACCATCTTGAGCACCACCATTGACGTGAATAAATAAATTCTCACTATTATAAGCTCCTAGGCCGTTACCTGGAATAGATCCATTTGTATACTTGAGAATGAGCGGTTCAAGAGGATTATTTTCATACAGCTTACTACGAACGCG
The window above is part of the Bacillus cytotoxicus NVH 391-98 genome. Proteins encoded here:
- a CDS encoding aromatic acid exporter family protein, whose amino-acid sequence is MKLGARILKTGIAITLALFASTLLHLPSPVFAGISAIFAVQPSVYRSYLTALEQIQANIIGAVFAIAFAFAFGNNPFIIGLTCILVIALTLQLRLEKTISIALVTVIAIMEYQGENFFDFALLRFATIMTGIIAASLVNLIFMPPKYETKLYYRIVDNTEEIVKWIRMNSRQASDFTTLKTDIDRMKEKMIKLNHYYLLYKEERSYTKKIRFAKIRKLVLFRQMLATTSRALSTLKSLHRTENELRHMPESFQESIQNELDSLTNYHEQVLLKFIGKAKKQQSVEMLDEVETGKQELIDIFMDYQNKDDEESYKIWLHLFPLISSIINYSEEVEHLDLLVDSFYTYHKPENELQISEKQADE
- a CDS encoding ABC transporter ATP-binding protein — translated: MQGIKRYLQFVKPYRWLIVITIIIGVIKFGIPLIMPWLLKYIIDDVIQGGGSLQEKTSQLITAVGITFFIFAVLRPPIEYYRQYFAQRIGNTVLYDLRKHIFDHLQRLSLRYYSNTKTGEVISRVIHDVEQTKDFVITGLMNVWLDMATILIAVVVMFSMNIKLTLVALFILPIYAVAVKYFFSRLRKLTRVRSQALATMQGYLHERIQGMQVTRSFALEEYEQRQFEKRNNNFLTKALNHTSWTAKTFSAVNTLTDLGPLLVIVFAAYEVIHGKLTLGTMVAFVGYMDSLYSPLRRLVNSSTTLTQSFASMDRVFELLDEKYDIVNVDHAIQTKKLDGKVVFDDVSFRYNEKEADVLRHLSFTIAPGEKVALVGASGGGKSSIASLIPRFYDVSSGAVYIDDVNVKEYEMRNLRSHIGIVLQDNLLFSDTIRANILYGNPNATDEEVIAAARAAQIHDFILALPDGYYTIVGERGVKLSGGQRQRIAIARVFLKNPSLLILDEATSALDLENERYIQEALQTLAADRTTIIIAHRLATITHVDTIVYIENGEIKEKGSHEQLMEKRGLYYNLYQLQHIEETTPLR